In Phocoena phocoena chromosome 19, mPhoPho1.1, whole genome shotgun sequence, a genomic segment contains:
- the LOC136139207 gene encoding polyunsaturated fatty acid lipoxygenase ALOX15B-like isoform X2: MAEFRVRVSTGEAFGAGTWDEMSVIIVGTEGETLPLPLDHFGKEFSAGAEEDFEVTCPQDVGRVLLLRLHKTPPALLRPFWPLASDAWFCRWVQLTPPRGAPLRFPCYQWLEDQGSLVLREGTAKISWEDRHPTLQQQRQEELQARREMYSWKTYIPGWPRCLNEETIKNLDLNIKYSLAKNITFYLRGGSMLAHLKLKGLLDRKGLWKSLEEMRSVFSFRKTPAVEYVFEHWQEDAFFAYQFLNGLNPVLIRRCRHLPKNFPVTDAMVAPVLGPGTSLQAELEKGSLFLVDHGILSGIRTNVINRRPQFSAAPMTLLYQRPGCGPLLPLAIQLSQTPGPDSPIFLPSDDKWDWLLAKTWVRNAEFSIHEALTHLLQVHLVAEVFTLATLRQLPHCHPLFKSTGIGIEGFSELIQRYMEQLNYSILCLPEDIRARGVEDIPGYYYRDDGIQIWGAVECFVSEMIGIYYLSDESVRDDSELQAWVWEIFSEGFLGRESSGVPSSLGTREALIQYVTMVIFTCSAKHSAVGTGQFDFSAWMPNLPPTMQLPPPTSKGQASLEKFIATLPPVNATCDVIIALWALSKEPGDRRSLGTYPDEHFTEVAPCWSIAAFQSRLAQISRDIQERNQDLELPYTYLDPPIIENSVSI, translated from the exons ATGGCTGAGTTCAGGGTGAGGGTATCCACTGGGGAGGCCTTCGGGGCTGGCACGTGGGACGAAATGTCTGTCATCATCGTGGGGACCGAAGGAGAGACCCTGCCACTGCCCCTGGACCATTTCGGCAAAGAGTTCAGCGCGGGCGCT GAGGAGGACTTCGAGGTGACGTGCCCCCAGGACGTGGGCCGGGTGCTGCTGCTGCGCTTGCACAAGACTCCCCCCGCGCTGCTCCGTCCTTTCTGGCCCCTGGCCTCCGACGCCTGGTTCTGCCGCTGGGTCCAGCTCACGCCGCCCCGGGGCGCCCCCCTCCGCTTCCCCTGCTACCAGTGGCTGGAGGACCAGGGGAGCCTGGTGCTGCgggaggggacag CGAAGATTTCCTGGGAGGACCGCCACCCCACCCTCCAGCAGCAGCGCCAGGAGGAGCTGCAGGCCAGGCGGGAGATGTACAG CTGGAAGACTTACATCCCAGGCTGGCCTCGCTGCCTCAACGAGGAGACCATAAAAAACCTGGACCTCAACATCAAATACTCTCTGGCAAAGAACATCACCTTCTACCTGCGAGGCGGCTCTAT GTTGGCACATCTGAAACTCAAAGGGCTGCTGGACCGCAAGGGGCTCTGGAAGAGCCTGGAGGAGATGAGAAGTGTGTTCAGCTTCCGGAAGACCCCAGCCGTGG AGTATGTGTTTGAGCACTGGCAGGAGGATGCCTTCTTCGCCTACCAGTTCCTGAATGGCCTCAACCCGGTCCTGATCCGCCGCTGTCGCCACCTCCCAAAGAACTTCCCTGTCACTGATGCCATGGTGGCCCCAGTGTTGGGCCCCGGGACGAGTCTGCAGGCTGAGCTGGAG AAAGGGTCCTTGTTCCTGGTGGATCACGGCATCCTCTCTGGCATCCGCACCAATGTCATTAATAGGAGGCCTCAGTTCTCCGCGGCCCCAATGACCCTGCTATACCAGCGCCCAGGGTGTGGGCCCCTGCTGCCCCTCGCCATCCAG CTCAGCCAGACCCCTGGGCCCGACAGCCCCATCTTTCTGCCCAGCGACGACAAGTGGGACTGGCTGCTGGCCAAGACGTGGGTGCGCAATGCCGAGTTCTCCATCCACGAGGCCCTCACACACCTGTTACAGGTACACCTGGTGGCCGAGGTCTTCACCCTGGCTACACTGCGCCAGCTGCCTCACTGCCACCCACTCTTCAAG TCCACAGGCATTGGCATTGAAGGTTTCTCTGAGCTGATACAGAGGTACATGGAACAGCTGAACTATTCCATCCTGTGTCTGCCTGAGGATATCCGGGCCCGAGGAGTTGAAGACATCCCAGGCTACTACTACCGGGATGATGGGATACAGATCTGGGGTGCAGTGGAATG CTTTGTCTCCGAAATGATCGGCATCTACTACCTGAGCGATGAGTCTGTCCGCGACGACAGTGAACTCCAGGCCTGGGTGTGGGAGATCTTCTCCGAGGGCTTCCTAGGCCGGGAGAGCTCAG GTGTACCCTCCTCCCTGGGGACACGGGAAGCCCTGATACAGTATGTCACTATGGTGATATTCACCTGCTCGGCCAAGCATTCCGCTGTCGGTACAGGGCAG TTTGACTTCAGTGCCTGGATGCCCAACCTGCCACCTACCATGCAACTGCCACCGCCCACCTCTAAAGGCCAGGCAAGCCTGGAGAAGTTCATAGCCACCCTCCCACCAGTCAATGCCACATGTGATGTCATTATTGCCCTCTGGGCGCTGAGCAAGGAGCCTGGAGACAGA CGGTCCCTGGGCACCTATCCGGACGAACACTTCACGGAGGTGGCCCCGTGCTGGAGCATCGCGGCCTTCCAGAGCCGCCTGGCTCAGATCTCGCGAGACATCCAGGAGAGAAACCAGGACCTGGAGCTCCCCTACACCTACCTGGACCCTCCCATCATCGAGAACAGCGTCTCCATCTAA
- the LOC136139207 gene encoding polyunsaturated fatty acid lipoxygenase ALOX15B-like isoform X3, with translation MAEFRVRVSTGEAFGAGTWDEMSVIIVGTEGETLPLPLDHFGKEFSAGAEEDFEVTCPQDVGRVLLLRLHKTPPALLRPFWPLASDAWFCRWVQLTPPRGAPLRFPCYQWLEDQGSLVLREGTAKISWEDRHPTLQQQRQEELQARREMYSWKTYIPGWPRCLNEETIKNLDLNIKYSLAKNITFYLRGGSMLAHLKLKGLLDRKGLWKSLEEMRSVFSFRKTPAVEYVFEHWQEDAFFAYQFLNGLNPVLIRRCRHLPKNFPVTDAMVAPVLGPGTSLQAELEKGSLFLVDHGILSGIRTNVINRRPQFSAAPMTLLYQRPGCGPLLPLAIQLSQTPGPDSPIFLPSDDKWDWLLAKTWVRNAEFSIHEALTHLLQVHLVAEVFTLATLRQLPHCHPLFKSTGIGIEGFSELIQRYMEQLNYSILCLPEDIRARGVEDIPGYYYRDDGIQIWGVPSSLGTREALIQYVTMVIFTCSAKHSAVGTGQFDFSAWMPNLPPTMQLPPPTSKGQASLEKFIATLPPVNATCDVIIALWALSKEPGDRRSLGTYPDEHFTEVAPCWSIAAFQSRLAQISRDIQERNQDLELPYTYLDPPIIENSVSI, from the exons ATGGCTGAGTTCAGGGTGAGGGTATCCACTGGGGAGGCCTTCGGGGCTGGCACGTGGGACGAAATGTCTGTCATCATCGTGGGGACCGAAGGAGAGACCCTGCCACTGCCCCTGGACCATTTCGGCAAAGAGTTCAGCGCGGGCGCT GAGGAGGACTTCGAGGTGACGTGCCCCCAGGACGTGGGCCGGGTGCTGCTGCTGCGCTTGCACAAGACTCCCCCCGCGCTGCTCCGTCCTTTCTGGCCCCTGGCCTCCGACGCCTGGTTCTGCCGCTGGGTCCAGCTCACGCCGCCCCGGGGCGCCCCCCTCCGCTTCCCCTGCTACCAGTGGCTGGAGGACCAGGGGAGCCTGGTGCTGCgggaggggacag CGAAGATTTCCTGGGAGGACCGCCACCCCACCCTCCAGCAGCAGCGCCAGGAGGAGCTGCAGGCCAGGCGGGAGATGTACAG CTGGAAGACTTACATCCCAGGCTGGCCTCGCTGCCTCAACGAGGAGACCATAAAAAACCTGGACCTCAACATCAAATACTCTCTGGCAAAGAACATCACCTTCTACCTGCGAGGCGGCTCTAT GTTGGCACATCTGAAACTCAAAGGGCTGCTGGACCGCAAGGGGCTCTGGAAGAGCCTGGAGGAGATGAGAAGTGTGTTCAGCTTCCGGAAGACCCCAGCCGTGG AGTATGTGTTTGAGCACTGGCAGGAGGATGCCTTCTTCGCCTACCAGTTCCTGAATGGCCTCAACCCGGTCCTGATCCGCCGCTGTCGCCACCTCCCAAAGAACTTCCCTGTCACTGATGCCATGGTGGCCCCAGTGTTGGGCCCCGGGACGAGTCTGCAGGCTGAGCTGGAG AAAGGGTCCTTGTTCCTGGTGGATCACGGCATCCTCTCTGGCATCCGCACCAATGTCATTAATAGGAGGCCTCAGTTCTCCGCGGCCCCAATGACCCTGCTATACCAGCGCCCAGGGTGTGGGCCCCTGCTGCCCCTCGCCATCCAG CTCAGCCAGACCCCTGGGCCCGACAGCCCCATCTTTCTGCCCAGCGACGACAAGTGGGACTGGCTGCTGGCCAAGACGTGGGTGCGCAATGCCGAGTTCTCCATCCACGAGGCCCTCACACACCTGTTACAGGTACACCTGGTGGCCGAGGTCTTCACCCTGGCTACACTGCGCCAGCTGCCTCACTGCCACCCACTCTTCAAG TCCACAGGCATTGGCATTGAAGGTTTCTCTGAGCTGATACAGAGGTACATGGAACAGCTGAACTATTCCATCCTGTGTCTGCCTGAGGATATCCGGGCCCGAGGAGTTGAAGACATCCCAGGCTACTACTACCGGGATGATGGGATACAGATCTGGG GTGTACCCTCCTCCCTGGGGACACGGGAAGCCCTGATACAGTATGTCACTATGGTGATATTCACCTGCTCGGCCAAGCATTCCGCTGTCGGTACAGGGCAG TTTGACTTCAGTGCCTGGATGCCCAACCTGCCACCTACCATGCAACTGCCACCGCCCACCTCTAAAGGCCAGGCAAGCCTGGAGAAGTTCATAGCCACCCTCCCACCAGTCAATGCCACATGTGATGTCATTATTGCCCTCTGGGCGCTGAGCAAGGAGCCTGGAGACAGA CGGTCCCTGGGCACCTATCCGGACGAACACTTCACGGAGGTGGCCCCGTGCTGGAGCATCGCGGCCTTCCAGAGCCGCCTGGCTCAGATCTCGCGAGACATCCAGGAGAGAAACCAGGACCTGGAGCTCCCCTACACCTACCTGGACCCTCCCATCATCGAGAACAGCGTCTCCATCTAA
- the LOC136139207 gene encoding polyunsaturated fatty acid lipoxygenase ALOX15B-like isoform X1 — protein MAEFRVRVSTGEAFGAGTWDEMSVIIVGTEGETLPLPLDHFGKEFSAGAEEDFEVTCPQDVGRVLLLRLHKTPPALLRPFWPLASDAWFCRWVQLTPPRGAPLRFPCYQWLEDQGSLVLREGTAKISWEDRHPTLQQQRQEELQARREMYSWKTYIPGWPRCLNEETIKNLDLNIKYSLAKNITFYLRGGSMLAHLKLKGLLDRKGLWKSLEEMRSVFSFRKTPAVEYVFEHWQEDAFFAYQFLNGLNPVLIRRCRHLPKNFPVTDAMVAPVLGPGTSLQAELEKGSLFLVDHGILSGIRTNVINRRPQFSAAPMTLLYQRPGCGPLLPLAIQLSQTPGPDSPIFLPSDDKWDWLLAKTWVRNAEFSIHEALTHLLQVHLVAEVFTLATLRQLPHCHPLFKLLIPHTRYTLHINTLARELLIAPRKVVDRSTGIGIEGFSELIQRYMEQLNYSILCLPEDIRARGVEDIPGYYYRDDGIQIWGAVECFVSEMIGIYYLSDESVRDDSELQAWVWEIFSEGFLGRESSGVPSSLGTREALIQYVTMVIFTCSAKHSAVGTGQFDFSAWMPNLPPTMQLPPPTSKGQASLEKFIATLPPVNATCDVIIALWALSKEPGDRRSLGTYPDEHFTEVAPCWSIAAFQSRLAQISRDIQERNQDLELPYTYLDPPIIENSVSI, from the exons ATGGCTGAGTTCAGGGTGAGGGTATCCACTGGGGAGGCCTTCGGGGCTGGCACGTGGGACGAAATGTCTGTCATCATCGTGGGGACCGAAGGAGAGACCCTGCCACTGCCCCTGGACCATTTCGGCAAAGAGTTCAGCGCGGGCGCT GAGGAGGACTTCGAGGTGACGTGCCCCCAGGACGTGGGCCGGGTGCTGCTGCTGCGCTTGCACAAGACTCCCCCCGCGCTGCTCCGTCCTTTCTGGCCCCTGGCCTCCGACGCCTGGTTCTGCCGCTGGGTCCAGCTCACGCCGCCCCGGGGCGCCCCCCTCCGCTTCCCCTGCTACCAGTGGCTGGAGGACCAGGGGAGCCTGGTGCTGCgggaggggacag CGAAGATTTCCTGGGAGGACCGCCACCCCACCCTCCAGCAGCAGCGCCAGGAGGAGCTGCAGGCCAGGCGGGAGATGTACAG CTGGAAGACTTACATCCCAGGCTGGCCTCGCTGCCTCAACGAGGAGACCATAAAAAACCTGGACCTCAACATCAAATACTCTCTGGCAAAGAACATCACCTTCTACCTGCGAGGCGGCTCTAT GTTGGCACATCTGAAACTCAAAGGGCTGCTGGACCGCAAGGGGCTCTGGAAGAGCCTGGAGGAGATGAGAAGTGTGTTCAGCTTCCGGAAGACCCCAGCCGTGG AGTATGTGTTTGAGCACTGGCAGGAGGATGCCTTCTTCGCCTACCAGTTCCTGAATGGCCTCAACCCGGTCCTGATCCGCCGCTGTCGCCACCTCCCAAAGAACTTCCCTGTCACTGATGCCATGGTGGCCCCAGTGTTGGGCCCCGGGACGAGTCTGCAGGCTGAGCTGGAG AAAGGGTCCTTGTTCCTGGTGGATCACGGCATCCTCTCTGGCATCCGCACCAATGTCATTAATAGGAGGCCTCAGTTCTCCGCGGCCCCAATGACCCTGCTATACCAGCGCCCAGGGTGTGGGCCCCTGCTGCCCCTCGCCATCCAG CTCAGCCAGACCCCTGGGCCCGACAGCCCCATCTTTCTGCCCAGCGACGACAAGTGGGACTGGCTGCTGGCCAAGACGTGGGTGCGCAATGCCGAGTTCTCCATCCACGAGGCCCTCACACACCTGTTACAGGTACACCTGGTGGCCGAGGTCTTCACCCTGGCTACACTGCGCCAGCTGCCTCACTGCCACCCACTCTTCAAG CTGCTGATCCCACACACACGGTACACACTGCACATCAACACGCTGGCCCGTGAGCTGCTCATTGCCCCCAGGAAGGTGGTGGACAGG TCCACAGGCATTGGCATTGAAGGTTTCTCTGAGCTGATACAGAGGTACATGGAACAGCTGAACTATTCCATCCTGTGTCTGCCTGAGGATATCCGGGCCCGAGGAGTTGAAGACATCCCAGGCTACTACTACCGGGATGATGGGATACAGATCTGGGGTGCAGTGGAATG CTTTGTCTCCGAAATGATCGGCATCTACTACCTGAGCGATGAGTCTGTCCGCGACGACAGTGAACTCCAGGCCTGGGTGTGGGAGATCTTCTCCGAGGGCTTCCTAGGCCGGGAGAGCTCAG GTGTACCCTCCTCCCTGGGGACACGGGAAGCCCTGATACAGTATGTCACTATGGTGATATTCACCTGCTCGGCCAAGCATTCCGCTGTCGGTACAGGGCAG TTTGACTTCAGTGCCTGGATGCCCAACCTGCCACCTACCATGCAACTGCCACCGCCCACCTCTAAAGGCCAGGCAAGCCTGGAGAAGTTCATAGCCACCCTCCCACCAGTCAATGCCACATGTGATGTCATTATTGCCCTCTGGGCGCTGAGCAAGGAGCCTGGAGACAGA CGGTCCCTGGGCACCTATCCGGACGAACACTTCACGGAGGTGGCCCCGTGCTGGAGCATCGCGGCCTTCCAGAGCCGCCTGGCTCAGATCTCGCGAGACATCCAGGAGAGAAACCAGGACCTGGAGCTCCCCTACACCTACCTGGACCCTCCCATCATCGAGAACAGCGTCTCCATCTAA